Proteins encoded within one genomic window of Balaenoptera ricei isolate mBalRic1 chromosome 10, mBalRic1.hap2, whole genome shotgun sequence:
- the KRT78 gene encoding LOW QUALITY PROTEIN: keratin, type II cytoskeletal 78 (The sequence of the model RefSeq protein was modified relative to this genomic sequence to represent the inferred CDS: substituted 1 base at 1 genomic stop codon), which translates to MSLSPCWAQRGFSARSACSARSGGXGRVNVSSRSLSSFVGCQGGSRGRAWGSRGRLGVRYGEGIGGPGLSPCPPGGIQEVAINWNLLTPLKIEIDPQFQVVQTQETQQIRTLNNQFASFIDKVRFLEQQNKVLETKWDLLQQQELSDSPQALQSFFEAYLVQLRKQLEQLQRERGSLDAELKSCQDQQEEYKTKYEREAHKCATLEKDFVVLKKDVDGVLSSKMELEGTVEALKEYICFLRHLYEEELGQLQTQASDMSVVLSMENNRRLDFRDLIAEVCARYEEIARTSKAEAEMLYQTKYRELQVSAQLHGDQMKGTKVQITQLQQAIQKLQSQTENLKKQNANLQAAIAHAEHRGELALKDAQTKLAELEAALRTAKQDLARLLREYQELMSSKLSLDVEIATYRRLLEGEECKMSGECASQVTISVGEGSTIVSGGADSGLVGTCGLGGGNGSFGSSCSSIVTGESNVILGSGQGPFLGSCSVSGSGSSSTCHTILKKTVESSLKTSITY; encoded by the exons atgtctctctctccctgctgggCCCAGAGGGGCTTCAGTGCTCGCTCAGCCTGTTCTGCTCGCTCGGGGGGCTGAGGCAGGGTCAACGTCAGCAGCAGGAGCCTCAGTTCCTTTGTGGGGTGCCAAGGAGGCTCTCGTGGGAGGGCCTGGGGTTCAAGGGGAAGGCTAGGGGTGCGGTATGGGGAGGGGATCGGTGGGCCTGGGCTTTCCCCGTGCCCTCCGGGAGGCATCCAGGAAGTGGCCATCAACTGGAATCTGCTGACCCCACTGAAGATTGAGATCGACCCCCAGTTCCAGGTGGTTCAGACTCAGGAGACCCAACAGATCAGAACCCTCAACAACCAGTTTGCTTCTTTCATTGACAAG GTGCGGTTCCTGGAGCAGCAGAACAAGGTCCTGGAGACCAAGTGGGACTTGCTGCAGCAGCAGGagttgagtgacagtccccaggcCCTGCAGTCTTTCTTCGAGGCCTATCTGGTCCAGCTCAGGAAGCAGCTGGAGCAGCTGCAGAGAGAACGAGGGTCTCTGGACGCCGAGCTGAAGTCCTGCCAGGACCAGCAGGAGGAGTATAAAACCAA GTATGAGCGGGAGGCCCACAAGTGCGCCACACTGGAGAAAGACTTCGTGGTCCTCAAAAAG GATGTGGACGGGGTTCTCTCGAGCAAGATGGAGTTGGAAGGCACGGTGGAGGCTCTGAAAGAGTACATCTGCTTCTTGAGGCATCTGTATGAAGAA GAGCTGGGCCAGCTGCAGACCCAGGCCAGCGACATGTCTGTGGTGTTGTCCATGGAAAACAACCGCCGCCTGGACTTCAGAGACCTCATCGCCGAGGTCTGTGCCCGGTACGAGGAGATCGCCCGGACCAGCAAAGCCGAGGCCGAGATGCTGTACCAGACCAAG TACCGGGAGCTTCAGGTGTCTGCCCAGCTTCATGGGGACCAAATGAAGGGGACCAAAGTCCAGATCACTCAGCTGCAGCAGGCGATTCAGAAGCTGCAGAGTCAGACTGAGAACCTGAAAAAGCAG AATGCCAACCTGCAGGCTGCCATCGCCCATGCCGAGCATCGTGGGGAGCTGGCCCTCAAGGATGCTCAGACCAAGCTGGCCGAGCTGGAGGCCGCTCTGAGAACCGCCAAGCAGGACTTGGCGCGGCTGCTGCGCGAGTACCAGGAGCTGATGAGCTCGAAGCTCTCCTTGGATGTGGAGATCGCCACCTACCGCAGGCTGCTGGAGGGCGAGGAGTGCAA GATGTCTGGGGAGTGTGCCAGTCAGGTCACTATCT CCGTTGGGGAAGGCAGCACCATCGTGTCTGGAGGAGCAGATAGTGGCCTGGTGGGCACTTGTGGACTCGGAGGCGGGAATGGCAGCTTTGGGTCCAGCTGCTCCAGCATCGTGACCGGTGAATCCAATGTCATCCTGGGCTCCGGGCAGGGCCCCTTTCTGGGCTCTTGCTCTGTGTCCGGCTCTGGCTCCAGCTCCACCTGCCACACCATCCTGAAGAAGACGGTCGAGTCAAGTCTGAAGACGTCCATCACATACTGA